A part of Clostridium novyi genomic DNA contains:
- a CDS encoding helix-turn-helix domain-containing protein: protein MKELTSIIGINLKTIRTQKNMSLDTVSKLTGVSKAMLGQIERGESNPTVSTLWKIATGLKVSFSSFIDDSNENLKIIYQDKIDPIIEDNNRMKLYPIFPFDAKKNFEVFTIELEPNCNHISSPHDYGVKEYIIVTKGELKLTINNKVFMLNKGHSISFKGNTQHSYENISNSKTIFQNIMLYSK, encoded by the coding sequence ATGAAAGAATTAACTTCAATTATTGGAATAAACTTAAAAACTATAAGAACTCAAAAAAATATGAGTTTAGATACTGTATCTAAATTGACAGGGGTTAGTAAAGCAATGTTAGGTCAAATAGAACGTGGTGAATCTAATCCAACAGTATCTACATTGTGGAAAATAGCCACTGGATTAAAGGTTTCATTTTCATCATTTATTGATGATTCAAATGAAAATTTAAAAATTATATATCAAGATAAAATAGATCCAATAATCGAAGATAATAACAGAATGAAATTATATCCTATATTCCCTTTTGACGCTAAAAAAAATTTTGAAGTGTTTACTATTGAACTAGAACCAAATTGTAATCATATATCTTCTCCTCATGATTATGGTGTTAAAGAATATATTATAGTTACAAAAGGTGAATTAAAATTAACTATTAATAATAAAGTATTTATGTTAAATAAAGGACATTCCATAAGCTTTAAAGGAAATACTCAACATTCTTATGAAAACATAAGTAACTCTAAAACAATTTTTCAAAATATAATGTTGTATTCTAAATAA
- a CDS encoding multidrug resistance efflux transporter family protein has protein sequence MKKSILLGISSAFFFSFTFVLNSKMNILGGSWIWSASLRYIFMLPILHIIMILRNENTYVIKNILKKPTKWLFWSTVGFGLFYAPLSFSSVYSPSWVVSATWQITIIAGILLSPLFYEYIKTDKGILKRRNKIPKKSLMISFIILIGVFLIQFEQKGQASMCKNLMGVIPIFIAAVSYPLGNRKMMELCNDKFNTLQRVYGMTIASIPFFIFLSIFGLLKIGMPQKQQILQSLLIAIFSGIIATTLFFKATDLVKEDLYKLAAVEATQSGEVIFTLLGEILVLHGEVPRVIGLIGIFLVVTGIGLNSFISNKKS, from the coding sequence ATGAAAAAATCAATTTTACTAGGAATATCATCAGCATTTTTCTTTTCATTTACATTTGTATTAAATAGTAAAATGAATATATTGGGGGGGAGTTGGATTTGGAGTGCATCTTTAAGATATATATTTATGTTACCAATTTTACATATAATAATGATTTTAAGAAATGAAAATACATATGTTATAAAGAATATTTTAAAAAAGCCTACCAAATGGTTATTTTGGAGTACTGTTGGGTTTGGACTATTTTATGCACCATTAAGTTTTTCATCAGTTTATAGTCCATCATGGGTAGTTTCAGCAACGTGGCAGATTACAATAATAGCAGGTATACTTTTATCACCATTATTTTATGAGTATATTAAGACAGATAAGGGAATTTTGAAAAGAAGAAATAAGATTCCTAAAAAATCTTTAATGATTTCTTTTATAATTTTAATAGGAGTGTTTTTAATTCAATTTGAACAAAAAGGACAAGCATCTATGTGCAAAAATTTAATGGGAGTTATACCTATATTTATTGCTGCAGTTTCATATCCTCTTGGAAATCGTAAGATGATGGAATTATGTAATGACAAATTTAATACATTACAAAGAGTATACGGTATGACAATAGCTAGTATTCCATTTTTTATATTTTTATCTATATTTGGATTACTAAAGATAGGTATGCCGCAAAAACAGCAAATATTACAATCTTTATTAATAGCTATTTTTTCAGGAATTATAGCCACAACATTATTTTTTAAAGCAACTGATTTAGTTAAAGAAGATTTGTATAAATTAGCTGCAGTTGAGGCTACTCAGTCAGGAGAGGTTATATTTACTTTATTAGGAGAAATTTTAGTTTTACATGGTGAAGTTCCAAGGGTTATTGGTTTAATAGGAATATTTCTTGTGGTTACAGGAATAGGTTTAAATAGTTTTATATCAAATAAGAAAAGTTAA